In one Lolium rigidum isolate FL_2022 chromosome 3, APGP_CSIRO_Lrig_0.1, whole genome shotgun sequence genomic region, the following are encoded:
- the LOC124694302 gene encoding putative glycine-rich cell wall structural protein 1 has translation MAVPKHVALAFILLLSIGLANAARVPRLLIAAGSGQGGGEGGATVDGAGSGSGGGAGAGNTDSTGSHANAVGGGGGSAGSQQGGSGYGSGSGSASGFAEAYDSISIGTDGPTSGGGHGSGGGGGQAGGSDGSYGQGAGFGSGNGNAFSRTYEGGSQWKNVRAGGNGVGNGGGQNGGSGGGEGGGGGYADIP, from the coding sequence ATGGCAGTCCCCAAACATGTAGCCCTTGCGTTCATTCTCCTCCTAAGCATAGGATTAGCCAACGCTGCAAGGGTGCCAAGACTCCTTATTGCTGCCGGATCCGGCCAGGGAGGGGGTGAGGGCGGCGCGACGGTGGATGGTGCCGGCTCAGGGtctggcggcggcgccggagccggcAATACCGATTCTACTGGTTCCCACGCAAATGCcgtaggcggaggcggcggtagtGCAGGTAGCCAACAAGGTGGGTCCGGATATGGTAGTGGATCTGGCTCGGCCTCCGGTTTTGCTGAGGCTTACGATTCCATTTCCATTGGTACCGATGGACCCACAAGCGGGGGTGGCCATgggagcggcggaggaggaggccaagcgggTGGTTCTGACGGATCATATGGTCAAGGAGCTGGATTTGGCAGTGGCAATGGTAATGCCTTCTCTAGAACATATGAGGGAGGGTCCCAATGGAAGAATGTAAGAGCCGGTGGTAACGGTGTTGGCAATGGGGGTGGTCAAAATGGTGGAAGTGGCGGAGGCGAGGGTGGTGGTGGAGGGTACGCCGATATACCATGA